In Aedes albopictus strain Foshan chromosome 3, AalbF5, whole genome shotgun sequence, the following are encoded in one genomic region:
- the LOC134289608 gene encoding uncharacterized protein LOC134289608 — MINQQLSTIFEAIQLSKLGLISKAFLQPSELEFATNLLESQGVVINSYDQVYEFLEPIAFHNNSDIILLIKIPKFRQGEFVQLQIEAIPRQFKIIPINATKAIVGNNESYLISHPCMNIEHSIICDVQNLYNTSNDGCLHELLRGNTGNCTFIRSPMKPDTKEIENLGLLVKNSVDPTSMQNSCGYGPRNLTGTFLISFRDCSITLNGKTFTSKTFRGESRPVILPLHSVSVDESQTEPESIDYMEQLHIRNRHKLEHLETASKRTKVLNIVGIVLITCFVAVIFAFLTREVRKLKMKLTIRIPANNALESSQTILNRDGSN; from the coding sequence ATGATCAACCAGCAGCTGTCTACAATTTTCGAGGCCATTCAGTTGTCCAAGTTGGGTTTAATTTCAAAGGCTTTCTTACAACCATCAGAGCTAGAATTTGCAACGAATCTGTTGGAGTCACAAGGCGTTGTGATTAACAGCTATGACCAAGTTTATGAGTTTTTGGAACCCATAGCATTCCACAATAACTCAGACATAATCCTACTCATAAAAATTCCTAAATTCAGGCAAGGAGAATTTGTGCAACTCCAAATAGAAGCCATTCCACGACAGtttaaaatcataccgataaatgcaacaaaagcCATTGTTGGTAACAATGAGTCTTACCTAATTTCCCATCCATGCATGAACATCGAGCATAGCATCATCTGCGACGTCCAGAACTTGTATAACACTTCAAATGACGGATGCTTACATGAGTTACTAAGAGGAAATACGGGTAACTGTACCTTCATTAGATCCCCAATGAAACCTGATACAAAGGAAATCGAGAATCTCGGACTGTTAGTTAAAAACTCTGTTGATCCGACTTCGATGCAAAACAGTTGTGGATATGGTCCGAGGAATTTAACAGGAACGTTTCTCATATCATTTAGAGATTGTTCCATCACCCTCAACGGAAAAACCTTTACCAGCAAaacattcagaggagaatccagaCCTGTCATCTTACCCCTACATTCAGTTAGCGTAGATGAGTCACAGACAGAACCAGAATCCATTGACTATATGGAACAACTGCACATTAGGAATCGTCATAAGCTGGAGCACTTAGAAACAGCAAGCAAAAGGACTAAAGTGCTCAACATAGTAGGAATAGTTCTCATCACATGCTTCGTAGCAGTAATTTTCGCTTTTCTTACGAGAGAAGTTCGTAAACTCAAAATGAAGCTGACAATACGGATCCCTGCAAACAATGCGTTGGAAAGCTCTCAAACAATATTGAACCGAGACGGTTCAAACTAA